The proteins below are encoded in one region of Candidatus Cloacimonadota bacterium:
- a CDS encoding phosphate/phosphite/phosphonate ABC transporter substrate-binding protein translates to MKAYKIVLVILLVGILIIGCSQKAPLGTKKNPIKMYFVPSMEAGKIVTSGQEIADYLHEKTGYFFRVAVPTSYASVIEAIGTKETDIAWLATFAYILANEKFGAEVELTTVRNGLEKYKGQFVALAGSGIDSVEDIQGKVIAYTDAASTSGYIYPSALLAKKGIKPARSLFAGGHPQAILAVYQGTADVGCTFWSPTDENGTIRDARRAVIETYPDIVDKVKIIGYTEWIPNDTVTFRKEFPEDMKNAIVDALIEFANTEEGHQTLLDILDIDNFVRANNSDYDVVRETLQALGTDASQFIQ, encoded by the coding sequence ATGAAAGCATACAAGATTGTACTCGTCATATTACTGGTCGGCATTCTCATCATTGGATGCAGCCAGAAAGCCCCGCTCGGGACAAAGAAGAATCCGATCAAAATGTATTTTGTTCCATCAATGGAAGCAGGAAAGATCGTGACAAGCGGTCAGGAAATTGCAGATTATCTTCATGAAAAAACAGGATACTTTTTCAGAGTCGCAGTCCCCACAAGCTATGCCTCGGTCATCGAAGCCATTGGAACCAAAGAAACCGATATTGCATGGCTTGCCACTTTCGCCTACATCCTCGCCAATGAAAAGTTCGGAGCAGAAGTTGAGCTGACAACCGTGAGAAACGGGCTTGAGAAGTATAAGGGCCAATTCGTCGCTCTTGCAGGAAGTGGGATCGACAGTGTTGAGGATATCCAAGGTAAAGTGATTGCTTATACAGATGCCGCATCGACGTCTGGTTACATCTACCCTTCTGCGCTCCTTGCAAAAAAAGGTATCAAACCGGCTCGTTCACTCTTTGCAGGTGGTCATCCCCAAGCAATTCTTGCAGTATATCAGGGAACTGCTGATGTCGGATGCACATTCTGGTCTCCAACCGATGAAAATGGCACCATTCGAGATGCACGACGAGCTGTTATCGAAACGTATCCAGATATTGTTGATAAAGTAAAGATCATAGGATATACTGAATGGATTCCAAATGATACCGTTACCTTCAGAAAAGAATTTCCTGAAGACATGAAGAATGCAATCGTCGATGCTCTAATAGAATTTGCAAACACAGAAGAAGGACATCAAACTTTGCTGGATATTTTAGATATTGATAACTTTGTCCGAGCCAATAATTCAGATTATGACGTTGTTCGTGAAACCCTCCAGGCATTGGGCACAGACGCATCCCAGTTCATACAATGA
- a CDS encoding aminopeptidase: MTIQEIYNEENKKTRNVYEKSIESIKDIVLKTENFEAYPDKQEFMRFFYDVGIFILKMYEFEKRCTPEHFSNESTLTLMEENTSFFLSILPEDYDTSWANPTYAVSKLGDNFGQLFSYFFTRIRQFIMNAFQHKRFEMAEWNVIYIEAFEVVEYSMPDYEKLRQIITKIDAAYSLREEQIRLSENYDPTFDFFKNIIETADFSDERYLFQLGCYINDDTIRISKHLQTLTKAKIVELANLMADSYERGFVTSDKDMALKSTAMLIYPAGFERIIKYLIPAMKKKGLDLIIKRPSGAKTNKQYQYDHRFDRALFLDEALLERAEKTIKESYESIKELTDQYSGLIYFETFGEEPFSPVAKKECLKLNEEQQVLLQKLQQIANQITFTFIPREQTSFCIIAFPTPEIGADFEEIFNDTYAINTLKNEVYEPIQQKIIDALDTAEYAHIKGKGTNKTDLKVMLAKIDDPQKQTNFVNCTADVNVPLGEVFTTPQLKGTNGVLHIEDTYLRGLRYKDLQLVFKDGFIEDYSCTNFDNDQENKKYIEENILFPHKTLPMGEFAIGTNTLAYIVAQKYKILRLLPVLIIEKMGPHFAVGDTCFTFEEDKKVCNPDGKEIIARDNEKTILRKEDMSKAYTYTHIDITLPYESIGFITAVSKNGTKIDILRNERFVLEGTEKLNEPLNEYYS, from the coding sequence GAAAACAAAAAAACTCGAAACGTCTATGAAAAATCAATTGAATCAATAAAAGACATCGTTCTTAAAACCGAAAATTTCGAAGCGTATCCGGACAAGCAGGAATTCATGCGATTCTTCTATGATGTCGGAATATTCATTCTTAAAATGTACGAATTCGAGAAACGATGCACACCAGAGCATTTTTCGAACGAATCAACTCTTACTTTAATGGAAGAGAATACATCATTTTTCCTATCGATCTTACCGGAAGATTACGATACAAGCTGGGCAAATCCCACCTATGCTGTTTCGAAACTTGGTGATAATTTTGGACAACTTTTCTCATACTTTTTCACGAGGATCAGACAGTTCATAATGAATGCTTTCCAGCATAAACGATTTGAGATGGCTGAATGGAATGTGATCTACATCGAAGCATTCGAAGTTGTTGAATATTCGATGCCAGATTATGAAAAACTGAGACAAATCATAACGAAGATTGATGCTGCTTACAGCTTGAGAGAAGAGCAGATACGTCTTTCAGAAAACTATGATCCAACTTTCGATTTTTTTAAGAATATCATAGAAACCGCAGATTTCTCTGATGAGCGATACCTTTTTCAGCTTGGTTGTTATATCAACGACGATACGATCCGAATCTCAAAACACCTGCAAACATTGACCAAAGCCAAAATTGTCGAGTTGGCGAACCTTATGGCGGATTCGTATGAACGGGGGTTTGTGACATCAGACAAGGATATGGCGCTAAAATCTACTGCAATGTTGATCTATCCTGCTGGTTTTGAGCGTATTATAAAGTACCTGATTCCAGCGATGAAGAAAAAAGGACTCGACCTAATCATCAAAAGACCTTCAGGTGCGAAAACAAATAAGCAGTATCAATATGATCACCGGTTCGACAGAGCTTTATTCCTTGATGAAGCACTCCTCGAACGAGCAGAAAAAACCATTAAAGAATCCTATGAATCAATTAAGGAACTCACCGACCAGTATTCCGGACTAATCTATTTCGAAACCTTTGGTGAAGAACCTTTCAGTCCTGTAGCAAAGAAAGAATGTCTTAAGCTGAATGAAGAGCAGCAGGTTCTCTTGCAAAAACTTCAACAAATTGCTAATCAGATAACCTTCACTTTCATCCCTCGTGAACAAACAAGTTTTTGCATCATCGCGTTCCCAACACCGGAGATCGGTGCTGATTTTGAAGAAATTTTCAATGACACTTATGCAATCAACACGCTGAAAAATGAGGTATATGAACCAATCCAGCAGAAGATCATAGATGCACTCGATACTGCAGAATATGCACACATCAAAGGTAAAGGAACAAACAAAACAGACCTTAAGGTCATGCTTGCCAAAATTGATGATCCTCAAAAGCAAACGAACTTTGTAAATTGTACTGCAGATGTAAATGTGCCGCTTGGTGAAGTCTTTACCACCCCTCAACTTAAGGGCACAAATGGAGTACTTCATATTGAAGACACATACCTTCGAGGGTTACGCTATAAAGATTTACAGCTTGTTTTCAAAGATGGTTTCATCGAAGATTATTCATGCACCAACTTCGACAATGATCAAGAGAACAAAAAATATATCGAAGAAAATATACTCTTCCCGCATAAGACCCTTCCCATGGGTGAATTCGCGATTGGCACGAACACACTTGCATACATCGTTGCTCAAAAATATAAAATTCTTCGTCTCCTTCCCGTATTGATTATCGAAAAAATGGGTCCTCATTTTGCAGTGGGTGACACCTGCTTCACATTCGAAGAGGATAAGAAGGTCTGCAATCCCGACGGAAAAGAGATCATTGCGCGCGATAATGAGAAGACCATTCTTCGAAAAGAGGACATGAGCAAAGCATACACATATACACATATCGATATTACGCTTCCCTATGAATCGATCGGTTTTATTACGGCAGTTAGTAAAAATGGCACAAAAATTGACATTCTGCGGAATGAAAGATTTGTTTTGGAAGGTACAGAAAAACTCAATGAACCATTAAATGAATATTATTCATAA